One Nonomuraea angiospora DNA segment encodes these proteins:
- a CDS encoding aldehyde dehydrogenase family protein produces MSRLSVRKTYKLFIGGAFPRSESGRSYPVTSAKGEFLANASRASRKDARDAVVAARKAFPGWSGATAYNRGQILYRVAEMLEGRRAQFAEELGGGKKAALEQVDAAIDRLVWYAGWSDKIAAVHGTSNPVAGPYFNLSTPEPTGVVAVIAPADPLLGLVSVVAPVIVTGNTCVVVASERAPLASITLAEVLATSDLPGGVVNVLTGHQAELAPWLAAHMDVNGLDLTGVEDADLALSCEQEAAENLKRVLRPSRQDWAADPGTGRMTRFLETKTVWHPVGV; encoded by the coding sequence ATGAGTAGGTTGTCCGTCAGAAAGACCTACAAGCTGTTCATCGGAGGGGCGTTCCCGCGCTCGGAGAGTGGGAGGTCCTACCCCGTGACCTCGGCCAAGGGCGAATTCCTCGCCAACGCGTCCCGCGCCTCGCGCAAGGACGCCCGCGACGCCGTGGTGGCCGCGCGCAAGGCGTTCCCCGGCTGGTCGGGCGCCACCGCCTACAACCGGGGCCAGATCCTCTACCGGGTCGCCGAGATGCTGGAGGGCCGCCGCGCCCAGTTCGCCGAGGAGCTCGGCGGCGGCAAGAAGGCGGCGCTGGAGCAGGTGGACGCCGCGATCGACCGGCTCGTCTGGTACGCGGGGTGGTCCGACAAGATCGCCGCCGTGCACGGGACGTCCAACCCGGTCGCGGGCCCGTACTTCAACCTGTCCACGCCCGAGCCGACCGGCGTGGTGGCCGTGATCGCGCCCGCCGATCCGCTGCTCGGGCTGGTGTCGGTGGTCGCGCCCGTGATCGTGACCGGCAACACGTGCGTCGTCGTGGCGTCCGAGCGCGCGCCGCTCGCGTCGATCACGCTGGCGGAGGTGCTGGCCACGTCCGACCTGCCCGGAGGCGTGGTCAACGTCCTCACCGGGCACCAGGCCGAGCTGGCGCCCTGGCTGGCGGCGCACATGGACGTCAACGGGCTCGACCTGACCGGGGTCGAGGACGCCGACCTGGCGCTGAGCTGCGAGCAGGAGGCGGCGGAGAACCTCAAGCGCGTCCTGCGCCCCTCCCGGCAGGACTGGGCGGCCGATCCTGGGACCGGCCGGATGACGCGGTTCCTGGAGACCAAGACCGTCTGGCATCCGGTCGGGGTGTGA
- a CDS encoding helix-turn-helix transcriptional regulator codes for MSLGEFLRARRARLQPQDVGLGPGVRHRRVAGLRREELAPLAGLSVGYYTRLEQGQSPNVSDEVLDALARALRLDDDERAHLHRLARAVRSRPPVGPELLRPGIRRMVESFTEVPAWAVGRRADVLAWNRLAHALFTPHLDFDAPEREPRPNFARMDFLDPRSRELYVDWESKALDDIAYLQVSLGKFPGDEGLRALVEELAAGSAEFRAMWTRHPVSNCASISRGYRHPELGVVTLTAELLRTPDDEGQGVVLFQPEPGSEEPLRRLLRQG; via the coding sequence ATGAGTCTCGGTGAGTTCCTCCGGGCCCGGCGCGCCCGGCTCCAGCCCCAGGACGTGGGGCTCGGGCCGGGGGTGCGCCACCGGCGCGTGGCAGGGCTGCGCAGGGAGGAGCTGGCGCCGCTGGCGGGCCTGAGCGTCGGCTACTACACCCGGCTGGAGCAGGGGCAGAGTCCGAACGTCTCCGACGAGGTGCTCGACGCCCTCGCCCGCGCGCTGCGGCTGGACGACGACGAGCGGGCCCACCTGCACCGCCTGGCCCGCGCCGTCCGGTCCCGCCCGCCGGTCGGGCCTGAGCTGCTCAGGCCCGGGATCAGGCGCATGGTGGAGTCGTTCACCGAGGTGCCGGCCTGGGCGGTGGGCCGGCGCGCCGACGTGCTGGCCTGGAACCGGCTCGCGCACGCGCTGTTCACCCCGCACCTGGACTTCGACGCGCCGGAGCGCGAGCCGCGCCCCAACTTCGCCCGCATGGACTTCCTCGACCCCCGCTCCCGCGAGCTCTACGTCGACTGGGAGAGCAAGGCCCTGGACGACATCGCCTACCTTCAGGTGTCGCTCGGCAAGTTCCCCGGCGACGAGGGGCTGCGGGCGCTGGTGGAGGAGCTGGCGGCCGGGAGCGCCGAGTTCAGGGCCATGTGGACGCGGCATCCGGTGAGCAACTGCGCCTCCATCTCGCGCGGCTACCGCCACCCCGAGCTCGGCGTCGTCACGCTCACCGCCGAGCTGCTGCGTACGCCCGATGACGAGGGCCAGGGCGTGGTGCTCTTCCAGCCCGAGCCCGGCTCGGAGGAGCCGCTCAGACGGCTGCTGCGGCAGGGGTAG
- a CDS encoding MFS transporter, with the protein MNTREWLVLVTLCGATFMTGLDYSIITVALPELGRDLGFATRGDLQWVVTACLLPTAALMPLFGRVSDVVGRRRLFAAGVTAFTGFSLLAALAPVPGVLVGARAGQGVAAAMIGPTALALMTTAFAEGPKRTRAMGVNGALLSLGFVAGTIGGGLVTSGLSWRWTMLILVGIGVVVLVGALAVLPGDSGGSAVRLDVPGAVLASGGLFSLVYGISTLTWVGVAAAVLLLGAFLTVEARHAAPLVPPRLLRRPTVKWGMAVALVTFGMCGGATLLLSVYMQDVLGWSALRTGLGFLGEGVAALVAGGLAARLIGAYGAPATVAAGLTTQAVGTAAMVFLPASGGLGVLLATSAAMGFGHVLTVVAAITTITSGLAPADQGVAGSLAQMPTFVGAIGVAGLTAVASAYAELLAGLHAAFVVAGAVALLGAAGGALLLRRATPAAAAV; encoded by the coding sequence ATGAACACACGTGAATGGCTCGTGCTCGTCACGCTGTGCGGCGCGACGTTCATGACAGGTCTGGATTATTCGATCATCACGGTCGCGCTCCCCGAGCTCGGCCGCGATCTGGGTTTCGCCACGCGGGGCGACCTGCAGTGGGTGGTGACGGCCTGCCTGCTGCCGACGGCCGCGTTGATGCCGCTGTTCGGGCGGGTGTCGGACGTGGTGGGGCGGCGCAGGCTGTTCGCGGCCGGCGTGACGGCGTTCACCGGGTTCTCCCTGCTGGCGGCCCTGGCTCCGGTGCCCGGGGTGCTGGTCGGCGCCAGAGCCGGGCAGGGCGTGGCGGCGGCCATGATCGGCCCGACCGCGCTGGCCCTCATGACCACGGCCTTCGCCGAGGGCCCGAAGCGTACGAGGGCGATGGGCGTCAACGGGGCGCTGCTCTCGCTCGGCTTCGTGGCCGGGACCATCGGCGGCGGCCTGGTCACCAGCGGGCTGAGCTGGCGCTGGACCATGCTCATCCTGGTGGGGATCGGCGTGGTCGTGCTGGTGGGCGCGCTCGCCGTGCTCCCCGGCGACTCCGGCGGGAGCGCCGTCCGGCTGGACGTGCCGGGGGCCGTGCTGGCGAGCGGCGGGCTGTTCTCCCTGGTCTACGGCATTTCTACGCTCACGTGGGTCGGCGTCGCGGCGGCCGTGCTGCTGCTGGGGGCGTTCCTCACGGTTGAGGCCAGGCACGCCGCCCCGCTGGTGCCGCCGCGGCTGCTGCGCCGGCCCACGGTGAAGTGGGGGATGGCGGTGGCGCTGGTGACGTTCGGCATGTGCGGCGGGGCGACGCTGCTGCTGAGCGTCTACATGCAGGACGTGCTCGGCTGGTCCGCGCTGCGGACGGGGCTCGGGTTCCTCGGCGAGGGCGTGGCCGCCCTGGTCGCGGGCGGCCTTGCGGCCCGGCTGATCGGCGCGTACGGCGCCCCGGCGACCGTGGCGGCCGGCCTGACCACGCAGGCCGTGGGGACGGCGGCGATGGTGTTCCTGCCCGCCTCGGGAGGGCTGGGGGTGCTCCTGGCCACCTCGGCGGCGATGGGCTTCGGTCACGTGCTGACCGTGGTGGCCGCGATCACGACGATCACGTCCGGGCTCGCCCCGGCCGACCAGGGGGTGGCGGGCAGCCTCGCGCAGATGCCCACGTTCGTCGGGGCGATCGGGGTGGCCGGGCTGACCGCCGTCGCGTCGGCGTACGCCGAGCTGCTGGCGGGCCTGCACGCGGCGTTCGTGGTGGCGGGGGCGGTCGCCCTGCTCGGGGCGGCCGGGGGCGCCCTGCTGCTGCGCCGTGCTACCCCTGCCGCAGCAGCCGTCTGA